From a single Phaenicophaeus curvirostris isolate KB17595 chromosome 23, BPBGC_Pcur_1.0, whole genome shotgun sequence genomic region:
- the SFN gene encoding 14-3-3 protein sigma produces MERNHLVQKAKLAEQAERYEDMAEFMKAVVEHGEELSNEERNLLSVAYKNVVGCQRSAWRVISSIEHKTEEGDDKAQLVNEYREKVEKELNSVCENVLALLEKHLIKSTGDAESRVFYLKMFGDYYRYLAEVATGDSRKGAIDKAQKAYQDAMDISKKEMQPTNPIRLGLALNFSVFHYEIANAPEQAISLAKTTFDEAMGDLHTLSEDSYKDSTLIMQLLRDNLTLWTAECAGEDGGEAGEEPKN; encoded by the coding sequence ATGGAGAGGAACCACCTAGTACAGAAGGCCAAGCTGGCCGAGCAGGCTGAGCGCTACGAGGACATGGCCGAGTTCATGAAGGCGGTGGTGGAGCACGGGGAAGAGTTGTCCAACGAGGAACGCAACCTCCTCTCCGTCGCCTACAAGAACGTGGTGGGTTGCCAGCGCTCGGCGTGGAGGGTCATCTCCAGCATCGAACACAAAACCGAAGAGGGGGACGACAAAGCGCAGCTGGTGAACGAGTATCGGGAGAAGGTGGAAAAGGAGCTGAATAGCGTCTGTGAAAACGTCCTGGCTTTGCTGGAGAAGCATCTCATCAAGAGCACAGGTGATGCTGAGAGCAGGGTCTTCTACCTGAAGATGTTCGGTGACTACTACCGGTACCTGGCCGAGGTGGCCACCGGGGACAGCCGCAAGGGCGCGATAGACAAAGCCCAGAAAGCCTACCAAGACGCCATGGACATCAGCAAAAAGGAGATGCAACCCACGAACCCCATCCGCCTGGGGCTGGCCCTCAACTTCTCCGTCTTCCACTACGAGATCGCCAACGCCCCCGAGCAGGCCATCTCCCTGGCCAAGACCACCTTCGACGAGGCCATGGGGGACCTGCACACGCTCAGCGAAGACTCCTACAAGGACAGCACCCTCATCATGCAGCTGCTCAGGGACAACCTCACGCTATGGACAGCCGAGTGCGCCGGAGAAGACGGCGGCGAGGCTGGTGAAGAGCCCAAGAACTGA